CTCCATGTACGAACTACGATTCATCATTTTCGTTGATCAAAACATACACTAAACGATagaaaaattgtaaactaTATTTCATTCTTCATCGCCTGGAAAGTTTCATCTCGAATACCGTGCAGAGGGTTCGTAAAAATGATAGCCAATAAAATCGAGCAAACTACCGCAACCGAACAAGGGAATCGACGGTTTTGCATTGAGGGATGAAGTGAATTTAGTTAAAGACCAGCCGTGCAGTATTAGAATAGATTTCTGGATTTTATCacccatttttatttaatggcGTAAGGTGAATTCTTTTCCCTGACTTAACGACCTCTACCAGATCATGACTTCGTCGAACAGGGGTATAAATCGGGTGGTTCcaataatattaaataaccGACCCTAAGGTAAATGAACATGTACAGTAAAGGATCTTCTAGTTCAAGTAAGTGGTGACTATTTCTTAACGGTTTTCTGATTGATAACGGATCAAATAGAGATCCCGTGTCATGCTTCTGTAATCTAAAATCGAATCTAAACAAAACTCTCTCTACTGAAATCTGTGCAATGCTTTATAACTTTcaaagaaaccaaaaatagACCCCAGTTGATGACTTTAACTGCAAACCCGAGCATTTTAATCACTGGGAAACAAGATTCAACGCaatatgtaaataattaaCAGAAGAACTatttaagaagaagaaagaagaaaagagatAAATATACTTTTACTTAACCTTTTTTTAAGAAAACTATTATttgaatgaacaaaacaacaaatgtgtTCCTCTCTATTCCAAAATCCGTCTAGGCAAAGAGATAGCAcaggttgtttcttttctatttcgCTATATTCTCTCACCAATCAACCATATATTATACTAAGCTAAGAAGAAAGATAACAAATGGAGCATTTTTTAACGTATTAAATCGGTTTTATTGCGTTCACCGGtacaaaaataacacattaACTAACCCGAATAACCCTACAGGCAACACATATACTGCGTAATGTGTCTTTTGATGGGATAGTGCCTAACTTACTGTTGGGAAACTAAACCAAATATCGAACGATTGTACGAAGCAACGAAGCGAGATGAAgccaacaaaatgaaaaacaaaatgaatgtcTCGGTTTGGTTCGATAGCTTTTTCGCAATCCTTACTATATTATTCAACTTACGGATGCACCTTAGTACTGTACCACACCGATGCCCAAACGATATAGTGCCTCACACGACGGCATCTTAAGCTGCTGTGCCTGCTGAAACTGTGCCCGGCTGCCAAAGCTCTTTGCCCGGCCGATCATTGCATCCCGATACGTCCGTTCGTTGCTACAGGCTCGCTTCATGTACGTCACATACTCTTCCTCAACCGAGTGCTCGAGCCGCGCCAAAGTGCCCTGATATTCGCTTAGGAAATTGTTCTTCACGTAGTACGGTATCTTCAGATTGAGTGTACGCCGTTCGACCGAAAATTTTCCCGTCTGCTGCAAACTGTACACCGGATCGGAGGCGAAGAAAGTCGACATAAGCGAAATGACGATAAAACACAAGATCATGCCAAAAATAAGACTCGGTTGACTAACGTTCCGGTCGTCATACTGTGAGGTACGCCCGGTACGAGTACGATAGTAatggtgctgctgatgctgttgctgctgctgcgggaAACCACCTCCGAAGAACATGTTGAACAGATTGTTCGGGTCCATACCCGTGTCGAAGTCGGACTGGAAGTTGAACCTGTTCTGACCGTAAGTGTAGCCACCGTTCGGTGTTCGCGTCCGCGTGCCCGACGATCCGCTCCCAGTGATACGGTACAGATCATACGCTTTCCGTTTTTGCGGATCGGTTAACGTTTCTACCGCGTTGCCGAGCGATTTGAACGCTTCCATCGCGCctggtgctttgtttttgtccgGATGCAGCTGCAATGCGTGCTTCTTGTAGCATTTCCTTATCTCGGAATCAGTAGCTTCCTTCGACACTTTCAACACTTCGTAAAAGTCTTTACTCTTCTGGACGCGCTTAACCGCGTCCGCTTGTTCCTGGGTGTAATCAACGTTCAGCTTTGGTTCCGCCGGGTTTTCGTCCTCCCGATTGACCGGACGTTTGCGGGCGGCAGATGCACCATTCGCTGTCCCACCGGCACCAGTCGCAGTTCCTGTGCTAGGTTTATATCCGGCCGCCCTCATCTGCTTCAGCAGTTCTTTCGCCTCAGCCAACGGGTACagattttgggattttttcaaaaacttttccGCTTTCTCTAAATTACCCATTTTCAGGGCAAAAGTTGCCAACTCGATGCACCGTTTAGCCTGCTCCTTGTTCATCTCcatggttgttgttgcgctgTAGGTCTTATTTTAGGGACGATTTACAGCTACCTTTTATTCAATGGTGTGTGTTTAAGCCGTCACGATGCGATTAGTCTTCCTTCCAAACGTGACTAGAAGCTTATCGGTACACGTGTCCGTAATCCAATGGCTGCTAAAGGGCATACAAATCGTGTAAGCAGACACACGGataacaatacaaaaaatcgataataatTACATCAGTTACAAGAAGTCGTCATTTCGTTCCTCGTTCAAGTTGATCACATGGGCAAACACTTCCACGTCCTTTCTAGACTTGGCCAGACTTTTACGAACACCTGCCAGTGTAGGCTAATGCTAAGATCGTCTTAAAATCTTTTACGGACACAATTTGAGTGTTATGAATTCAATTCTAAGCAATCAAAATTCTTTGCACCAATAAATAATACTTTTGGTTCACTGGGATGTGTCAAAGATAAACaagatgtgttgtttttttccttcgcgcaACAGTTATGTTTATAGTGCAGGCTGTAGAACTGTACAGCCATGTAGCGGTATGTCTTTTCTCGGTTTTGTTGGTTACCGTAGTGTACACTGTAAATTTTGCttcggaaaaaaaatatttgtatatttttaaaattcgtACTGAATTTTTTAACCTGAATAACTAACAAATAAAGCAGTGTGTCTTAACATCTATTATAAGAGCAAAACTTTAAgtataaatttaaatctaGCAACTGGTCAAATACTTTAATTGATACAATAATTTAAACTTAACAACAAATGGTTTTATACtttaacaaatacaaatacgaTCTTATAgaactattttttataatgtttactATTTTCTTAAAATTGAAGTTATTTTACCCTTACATTATTAACAatgttaaacttttttttttgcttacacaGATGATAAATATTGCTTAACATGTATGTACCATGTAAAATTGTTAGACCTCTATAACTTTTCAACATTGACTACCGTTCCGGTTGTATTGTGCCAGCCACACATTTTTATAGATGACTAAAACGTTTAATGCTATTCAATTTTAGTTTTGTTAGTTAGTTTTAGAACCATGCTAGTTTTAGAACAAATTTGAAtaagttgttgttttaaagttttgtaTGTAGGCCACGGAAGCcagatgcaataaaattataaacaatgCTTTGAGCCAGTTTTCGTTTTAGCCGAAGAGCAGAGTTCGTGACTGATCAGATTAGAATACACGACTTGCAGCAGTTCAAACCAAATTCAAACCAATTAACAACGCATCATTTTAACACCTCTTGCAacacaatttgtttgcaaattgcatttttacattctgattaaatatatttactgTATTTCAAACGATTTTATTAGATATTGCAGAGCACCAATACTTATTTGCAcaaggaaaaattgaaataacttTGATGACAACCCAACTGACCCCGTCAGCATTATGAACTCAATGATTGGTGCCATCCGGTACACATGCACCGAGCAATCATTAAAAGAGAGACCGAATGTTTACACTCTTTCAAACGGTATTAGCTATCTCACTTTTTTCTATTTGGTTCTCATTCCACCTCTACGTCCAGTGCTCTATCTCCTTTCATTCCATGTCCCGTTTCATTTGCACTGGCGCACACTGCTGCGGACGGAATGATTCAATGGCAGCTCGGTACAGCTGCACCGAACGCGGAGAATCCGTGAGACGGGCAATCAGCTGTTCCAAGTACACTTGCACCGAACGCACCAGCAGCGAACGCACCCTCTGCACAGAACTCACcactcttttttctttgctttctcTGTCTAGCTGCTTTTCGCATGCTGCATTAcctatctcattcgctctgaTCGAATCGTTAATCCACGATTGCCTACTTTGACTCACGTTTTTTTCACATATTGTTCCAATACCCTGTTGCCTTCCATTCCACTCGATGTAATCCGAAATTTCCTCCTGAAAACGGCAAATTTAATAGAATTTGGAACATCATCATCCCACGCACGGTGCACGTTCACAGGCATAAAACTAATCGCCAGTagttttctttactttatcTTTACTTTTTCCGTCTCACTAACCAAACACTTCGAAACTCTCAATCCGCCAAGAGAATCACGCAATCGATCGAAACAAAGAACGAGCAAACGGGCAAGGAGAATGAACAACAGcgctacaacaacaacaaaaagcagcGATTATACGCCATAGGAGGCAATCTTCTGGGAAGAACCGTGATTCAGCTGATTttgcaccaacaacaacaacaacacatacacatcccaTGAGGCTTCGGCGGGTGAGGCAAATGGGAGTGACGCGACTGCTGAAGCTTCGTGCAATTTTCCATCTCTGCACACATCTCCTTCCGCTTGgaaggagatttttttttctttttcacatgCAAGATACTCAACAGTAAAGCATGCGACCAGTATAAGCGAGCCAACGCGCGCAGAGGTCATACTATCATACGGTGGAGCAAAATAGAATGTGTTGTGCTCCCTGTGTGTGCGTTGCAAAACCACCCCGGAAGCCCAATGACCGGCAGTCGCGGCTTAGAAAATGACGCAAAGATGATTCCACATACATACAGAGCAAAGAAGTAGCCCGTTTCTAATGGACAGAAATCTTCGGCTTTGGTGGACAAAAGTCAACCCAAACCATCCAAGCAAAGCACCAGCAGTGGTGTTATaaaacgatattttttttgctgtttgtttgtttttcttactttatactaatgaaaagagaaaaaaataggtAAGTTACAAATGGCACTTCGTTTCCATCTATTTCTGACAGTTACGTGTTTGAATTGTGTTGAACTTTCATAAGcgcattctttaaaaaatacaaccacTCATACTCATACAAAGTTGGATGTTCTAATTTTGTACCTTTGCtgatttctttcgtttcctgAATTCTCTTGTTATGTTAGTTTTCTACGTCAACATTGCAAGCGATTGCGAAATTCGGTTGCATCATAATGTAACACTTCttaaaacatgaacaaaaGCTTCACGTAGCAACACTAATCGCTTCACTATTTCTAGTAAAACTTATTTAGAATTCATATGTATCAACTATAAGCCATTATAAAAACCAAACGTAAGTAATGATACTTTTGGAAAATACAGCGTACTAATTCGAAGTCTTATCATagttattatgattattttatatgttttataacaAAAGACAGCTTTTTGATATTCATGACGGATATTGCTGATGAAAACTTAATCTAATGAACAATTAACATttatttgaagacatttccctctccaaacagtgaaaagtcTCTTTTTCCCGGGGGTACTTGGCCAACAAAAGACTAACTTAAAGAagtataaaaatgcaaaaaaaaagctatatATCGCTTCTAAGCACATTATTATGTACGTTTGTTATAGCTTAAGCGTACTTTATCACTGATGTTTATGCATATTTGTCAGGGAAATTTAGAACGACTTATAATATGAAATAAACATCTAAATATTCCAAAatcaaaatgttcaaaacatgTTCACATTACTTGcagtggtttttgtttaataaaatgtttacaaatatTAGACCATTAGAAGTGAGTCAGTCAGTAATTGTCAGTGAGTTAGTAATTTACCTTCAGCCGTTTAAACTGATTAAACTTATCGCAAAACATGCAATGCGTTTTTCACAGCTGCTAGTATAGCTACATTATGTGGtgtaaaaatgtgcaaaaatagTGTTTTTCTTATAACTTCACTTTTTTACAATAATATctttaaatttatcaattggccttttattttgaaaaattagGTGTGTTACAGTCACGTTACTGACTGTACTACAAGATAAAactaagcaaaataaaattagctTGTCACATTGGTATGgcatattttgtttgcttctcacTGATTAAGCGCTTCGTGGCGACTTATGCTGCtaataaaaccacacaaaGGACGGATGAAACGCCGTTCCACGATCCTGGACTTTGATCGTCATTCGCCCTTTTATCATCACCTCGACACTCTGTCCACTCAGtcgcgtgcgtgcgtgcttaGCGTAAACGTGGACCGAAAAATGAACCGTCAAACACAGCCCCTCTTCCCAGTCTGTCTTTCCTTCGAAAGCACTACCGACGTAAAATTGAGGTCAACTCCCTTCTTTGCTACTCCATCCAGCTGGCTGACTGTTCGCTGGACGGAACATTTTTCTTGGCAGCACCGAATTGCGTCCGAGAAGCAAATCAGTAAACCATACGCAAAGCCCTCCGCGCGCTTGCTAAGTAAATTGACCCTGAACTGGACGACAAGCTAACGCAATCGTACAAGGGTGTTCCGCGTCTGGCAAATGGAAGCAAACATAATGCTTACTTTGGCAAGATTGAGCGCAAGTGCTTAGAACAGgctgcgtgcgtgcgtgtacgCATTTAAATCAATCATGCGTGCTGTTACTATTGCCCATAGATTACTGCTAAAcgatgtgcaaaacaaaatcgtgATCTACCCACGAAAAGAATGAATAAACATGGTTTGATCGTATGATATCATGTCTTCTGTCCGGTGCAGTTAAAATAGATATGATTTTCATCCATCCAAACAGCTCCACACCCACCAATTTCAATATTGCACAACACGTGCTGCCTAGTTCAGTAGCATGCTCGATCGAGCCCACCATCACCGGCCACGGTAAGGAGAGATAATACTGATGCAACACTGTCACGGGATGGGAGTTCAATGATGGGTTCGTCAGGATACTAACATTGCCTCCGTAATAGGGCTTCGTGACAGACGCAGATGTACCGGGGTGCAGCCCACAACCTGCCAAACCGAAAGACATCCCTGCAACATAATAACACACCCGAGTCTAAGACCTGTCCCAACCATAGAGCCATCCACATAAATTTACCCAAGAGGTGTGTTGAAGGCCAGTAAAGCATTACTTAACTGCCATTTCCATtggaaatgtttattattatctaagattttgagtttttttacTCCCCGACGAGCACAAACGTGTAGGAGGAtgcaatggttttgttgttgtttccgcTAGCAGATATTAATATCACACGGTGTAAAAaggtttttcttatttcaacCACATCTGCCCCGGTGTATGTTTTGTTCGTCCTGCTGCGTTGCGCAACTATCAAAAACAGGACACAGGCACAGTGCCGCGAATGTTACATAAATGAAAACTTTAAGCTCCGTAGTGTGTCCCTTTGATGTGGTGTGATGGCTTCTGTGATTTAACCGTCAAGAACGAGTGTGATTTGCATTATCTAACTTAAAAAGCTATAGGCAGAAAAGTGATATTTACTACGTTTTCTCGCTGAgttttagaaaatttaataatttttttaactattttgtaCAGCGAACATTCAATTTATTCAGTCctttattgaaacatttccattttgaaatttttgaacctatggtaaaaataataaaaaaaaactacaattcTTAGATGCAACTGTAGATATAAGTTATTTTTCATATTGTCATCAATAtctaaattacaaaaaaaatagttttttagACGTACTCTGTAAGATATGACCTTGAGTTCTTGTAATTTTACAGCAACACTATCGAGATTTTTAAGCGTTTTATTCGTGGCTAGCAGAATTAgttttaaacgttttaaaatttcattctaCAAATAAGGTTTGTAATAATCGTTCATTGATAATGGCCgaattgtattaaaaattaatttgcattgGAAGGGACCATTGGAAATTATTGGTCCGAAAATTCTACCATAATGAAATTTCAACAGGGACGGcctggtggcatgatggtagcggcgccggccTTCACaagaacggaccggaccaaaatcccatccgggccaaacccccgtagcaaggactgactatccggctacgtggtaaataagtcgatacggccaggccgttctaacgaaaaaaaaaaaaataaataaattcaactcCGACCAGATACGGCAGTCCTAGCGAGGTTTATGTTTGATCCTTGACAGACACAACCAAccaataattattataaactAACAATTATTAGTTATGAATGTGTTTGGTGGCTACAGTGTCATTTTTAAAGTCCAGTTAGCCCAGAGCTAGTTAAGGCATGTTGATAAATGATACATACTATCATACCAACGCAAAGATAATATACtaatgtacaataaaatatcATCAGATTTATCATCGGCGAAATACAACATCGATGCTATGAAATACAGTAAACGATATCATAATGAGTGATATCCTTTCCAGTATGTTAGTCGTTATACGAAACACTTCGTTACTACATGATCAATTACTGACAGAAAATGAGTTGCTGTCTATATTGACCGAAAAATAAGCACTGGTATTTGTCTCATACACGTTAATCATTGGTAGATATACTGAATCGTCCGGATGATGTTTAACAACACATAAGGAATGAACATTCCATGCTGACAACATTTTCGGAATATCTTTGTTTgatacagctttttttttcttctattacAAACTAATTGAATTCTTGGCACTCCATGAACTTCATACGTTCTTGGGCAATGGGCCGTGCATGTGCTTCGATGTTACTATTTTCAATCCCCAATCGAAAGGTATTGACCAACGTCACATGTTCATTAACGGTTCGATTTCTCGTTGCATTCAGCTGAGCGGTTTCTGAACATTCCATGTGAGGCCTcaatttcttcaatgtttcgACTTTGGCATCGAATTGCAACACGAAAAGAGTTCCAGGGACGACCCAAGCCCGCCAACCCCGGTAAAATGGGGGGGGGATGAAATGTATTAAAAGGatttatttgttgaaaaaaaaatgttgtgaGTTTAAATGAAACAGTATCAGAAATTTCCAAAACTCTCAATCGTAATTCAGAGTTATTTCTTTccaaaaaacaatcacaaaaagCATACGGCATACGGTATTCCCCAACAATCAACTTTCTCAGCCTGTATCCTTTTCTACCCGTCGTGCATCGCCAGTGCAATCATTCACTTGTAATCACTGCAATTGCATCGacgacaacaagaaaagcagacaaaaaaaaacaggcaaaccTTCACCGTTAAAGATCGTTGAACGAAACCACAATCCAGCAGCAGCGGATTCTTTGTCCTTCAGGGACATGGTTGAAAACCGTAACCGGGGGTGGTGACGAGGTGCCATAGAAATCAAAACGAGATTTCGGTTCGCTTCCCTTACCGTACCGTTTTGGAACGGAATCCTTCTCCATTGCTGGCACACGGGGCTGAAGTAGCGGCAGCTTCTTCGCTTTGTCTCGCGTGACGAACTGTATTTGCGTTCAAGTTTCTTCACCTTACTCCGCTCGTTGGGGCATCTGTGTATACATATCTGTTCGGAGCTTTAGCGCATCACGGGGAAGGTAAATTGTTgttacctttaaaaaaaacatatcccaTTTTGTGCGAGTCTTTTTTATCTCGTTAGTAAAAAGTTCACTTAATTACtcccattttgtttgttgctttaacGTCGCTGTACAGTGTGTATTAACGCTATGCAAATATATTTACATAGAATGTATGTTTAAAAAGTTTATACTTAATATAAGCAGCATAGAAAAGGTTTCTTTTCTATAAGAACGCTATCCGCATGTGATATGCAAAGTGGTTGTCGGCTTGTCTTAAATTAGTCTTAAACGTACATACTTTTTTGATAGGTCACGAAACGTTCCCGTATCAGTCTGGTTAGTAGCACGCTCCACAGCCCCATACAACAACGCTTCGGTTGTGCATGACGCCTATGCcagtgacgatgatgatggtgttgatgatgatgacgggaCCATTCGCAACCCCCATAAACTACCCCTTGCGGGTATCGTACAGCTGAAATACACGCACCGACGAGAGTGAGCGAGAGATGGAAAGAAACAGCATATCGtgacataaacacacacactcgcacacaacaAAGAACATGCGCGTATCAAAATATCTCTCTgtttctcactctctcgctctctcgttCGAATTCGCTCTCTCAAACAACGTCACGCGCGCGGTCTCAGCACACGCAGCTCACTAGAGTCCAGCAGCGTGCACGACGGGCAGCTCAGTCTCTTTCGTGTGGCGGTGTCTTGCATTCTCGTCTTGGAACGGGCGCgcacggtgtgtgtttgtcggtGCAAACAACCCCTTTTGGAGCAAATCTAAACCAAGAAGCCACCCCAACACACATCCCACCCCACCCTACacggtacgtgtgtgtgtgcattgcgTCCCTCGTTCACCTGCCAAACCGCTCTGCTCCCCGAAATAAAGGGAGGtctcgtgcgtgcgtgtgcatcacgcgcgcgcttgtgtgtgtatgcgtgtgcttTCTCCCGTTTGGTGCGTCTGTGGCAAAACGATTCGTTTATGTGGTTTATGTGTGCTCTGCGCGAGAAACCCcttttctaaacaaaaaaaaaagtcctcaGAAAGGAATGGTTTTTCGTGTGACGCAGTTTATTAGTgctgtggaaaaaaaagatctatTTACATGTACCTAACGCGATATGAAAGCAGCTTCTCTAAAACGCTCTACACCAACGGCCAAAGCAAGGCACAATTCTCTTTGTTATCCAAACGCTAACTCTGCGATGCGATGGATGCAGCCAAATGCTTTAGCCATTACCAGCGGTCTATACTTTGCTGCACGCAACAATGCATTTCCCTTGCTTTTCCAGACTTTTACTACTACCAAGA
This region of Anopheles marshallii chromosome 2, idAnoMarsDA_429_01, whole genome shotgun sequence genomic DNA includes:
- the LOC128707860 gene encoding dnaJ homolog subfamily B member 14-like — encoded protein: MEMNKEQAKRCIELATFALKMGNLEKAEKFLKKSQNLYPLAEAKELLKQMRAAGYKPSTGTATGAGGTANGASAARKRPVNREDENPAEPKLNVDYTQEQADAVKRVQKSKDFYEVLKVSKEATDSEIRKCYKKHALQLHPDKNKAPGAMEAFKSLGNAVETLTDPQKRKAYDLYRITGSGSSGTRTRTPNGGYTYGQNRFNFQSDFDTGMDPNNLFNMFFGGGFPQQQQQHQQHHYYRTRTGRTSQYDDRNVSQPSLIFGMILCFIVISLMSTFFASDPVYSLQQTGKFSVERRTLNLKIPYYVKNNFLSEYQGTLARLEHSVEEEYVTYMKRACSNERTYRDAMIGRAKSFGSRAQFQQAQQLKMPSCEALYRLGIGVVQY